A genomic stretch from Rubripirellula reticaptiva includes:
- a CDS encoding DUF3299 domain-containing protein yields the protein MSAELQMSSVVDETSDFPYRAISRSAIVSTILAIFAAPGLLAAFLPLLGLSVVGMAAALVSLRSISRFPDEFSGKGLAMTGLMLNALLLVGGSAMHTYIYLTEVPEGYTRVQFYDLQQDSDGPDRPTEKAIAIHNQDVFLKGYIHPSSGSGLLKHFILVPDLGTCCFGGQPKSSDMIEITLGGGQSTKAGLTKKKLAGKFLVTPSAQQVTDFDNNVFYRMRVDQVK from the coding sequence ATGTCTGCTGAACTTCAAATGTCTTCGGTCGTAGATGAAACCTCCGACTTTCCCTATCGCGCGATAAGTCGTTCGGCCATCGTGTCGACCATTTTGGCCATATTCGCGGCTCCAGGGTTGCTGGCGGCGTTCTTGCCGCTTCTGGGGCTCAGTGTGGTCGGGATGGCTGCCGCGTTGGTGTCGCTGCGTTCGATCAGCCGTTTTCCCGACGAATTCAGTGGAAAGGGTCTAGCGATGACGGGGCTGATGTTGAACGCACTGCTATTGGTCGGTGGCTCGGCAATGCACACGTACATTTACCTGACGGAAGTTCCCGAGGGCTACACACGGGTTCAGTTCTACGACTTACAGCAGGACAGCGACGGTCCCGATCGTCCGACTGAAAAAGCCATCGCGATCCACAACCAAGACGTTTTTCTGAAAGGGTACATCCACCCATCATCGGGCAGCGGGCTGCTGAAGCACTTCATTTTGGTTCCTGACCTGGGAACGTGCTGTTTTGGCGGGCAACCCAAGAGCAGTGACATGATTGAAATCACGCTCGGTGGCGGCCAATCGACCAAGGCGGGCCTGACAAAGAAGAAGCTAGCCGGCAAATTTCTGGTCACGCCGTCGGCTCAGCAGGTAACCGATTTCGACAATAACGTTTTCTATCGAATGCGAGTCGATCAGGTCAAATAG